The following nucleotide sequence is from Salvia miltiorrhiza cultivar Shanhuang (shh) chromosome 7, IMPLAD_Smil_shh, whole genome shotgun sequence.
ATATTTAATAGACTTCAATGTGCTTATCGTGCTAACTAATACATAATCTGTAACAGGATTCACTTGGCGGCAATTGCAAAACAATTATGATCGGTATGCTTTTGCATATATTACCATTGTTTCATTGGATGACACATTATTATGTGATTCGTATAATGCTTGTTGAAGATTGACTATTGATGAATAATTGGCATATACTCTTCTCCCACTGTTATCCAATAATTGTTTGGATGTTTACAGCATGTGTAAGTCCTGCTGACACAAATGCCGAGGAGACActtaacacattgaagtatgcAAACCGTGCAAGGAATATTCAGAATAAAGCAATTGTAAGTTTGAAATTTATCACTTATCTCTAATCATCATGATCATAGTTTGTAACTTAAAACCTCATATGTTCAAATTTGTAGATCAACCGTGATCCAGTGTCAGACGAGATGCAACGGATGCGAAGTCAAATTGAACAACTGCAATCGGAGCTTCTTTATTTTCGCGGAGATTCGAGTGCACCTACTGAAGAACTCAAAGTAATTAATATCCACCAGTtcaatgttttattttatccaAGACTCTTCTGAGTTGAAACAAGACAGTAACCATGTTTACTGATAATCTTGTTTTTACAAAAATGTGATCTACATCTTCTAGGAAGTTATTTTAATCATCCCTCTGGGGTCGGGGTACTAATTTACTACACATTCTTTGTTTTCCGCTTGATATTTACACTAATTTTTGATGCACAGATTCTTAAGCACAAAGTATCTTTACTTGAAGCTAGTAAAAGTGAGCTACAGGAGGCTCTTCAGGAATGCCGAATCAGTTATGAGCATCTGAAGCAACGAGCTATTGATGCTCAGGTTGGCATTACATTGATGTAATTTTGACCTTTTCCTTATGGGCACAAATTATCTGGAGATCAGGAAATGCTAGTCTCATCCAtattaatctatttaattttattacagGTGGAAAAGGATAGACTGGTTATGCTAGTTGAATCAATTCGAAATGGAAATCCTTTGGATGAGATTAATGACAAATCTGATAAGGTTAAGTTCTTAATCATCTTGAACTTTATATTCAACACTTTCATGGACTATTCAGTAAGGACTGTCTTCCTTTTCTCTCTTGTTTGACGAAATTATTTTCCTTACTTCAGGATTTTGATCTGGTGAAAAGTTATATCACTAGGATTCAGGAACTAGAAAGTGAATTAGTAAGGATACGAAGTTCAAACCATTTAAGGCACGGAAATTCTGATGGTTTTCTTTATTCTGAAGACGATGGAACTCACTCAAGAAATTTGTTTATGGATGCTGATATCAGAACTGAAGAAACTGATGGTATGCTGCCACCTACTGTTTTGAAATTCAATGTTTCTGGCAGCTGGTACTTTTGCAGCTGCTTCACTTTTTGTGTAATCATAGCGAGTGAATAAATGATTAGATTGGTTGCTACATGATCTCATCCCCTAACATCTTACAGTTGTGGTGGAAGATGTGGAAAAAGAGCTTGAACATTCTTCTATTCAGGAGCAACTGGACAGAGAACTGCAAGAATTGGACAAAAGACTTGAGCAGAAGGAGGTAAATGTGTTGGGCAGCATTTTAAGTTTGCAGATCCCCCACTACTTTCATATTTATGAATTTTCCATTTCTCTTGGATGTGCATACACTGACTCATTGCTTTATCTCTTCCTCGTATAGGCTGAAATGAAGCGGTTTGCAAGCGGTGATACATCAGTCCTTAAGCAACATTATGAGAAGAAAGTACACGAACTAGAAAATGAAAAGTGGACTCTACAGGTGTGTTCTTGTTCGTGGTGCTCTGTTCCATGATTTTCTATTCAAATGCCTATCTCTAATGTTGTTGTCTTTCACGTTTGTAGAAAGAGATCGATGAACTTAGGCACAATCTTGCCAATATCTCTTCCAATTCTGATGATAGTGCTCAAAAGTTGAAGGAGGAGTATCTTCAGAAATTGAATGTTCTTGAAAAACAGGTGAATAATAAAGAGATGTTATTTTTCAGTTAACATTTTTGTTATAACTCCATTCTTTCTAGAGGTTTCATAGTGCTCTTGTTGATGAGTCTGTCATCTCTACAGGTAGCTGAGTTGAAGAAAAAACAGGATGCTCAAACTCAACTGCTGCGACAGAAACAAAAGAGTGATGAAGCTGCTAAAAGATTACATGATGAGATACAGAGAATAAAGACACAGAAGGTACacattttgttattttgggCTTGACACAAAAGTCTTGGTCTTCTCATGcaactaattttattttctgtaaagGTCCAATTGCAACATAAGATCAAGCAAGAATCTGAGCAATTCAGACAGTGGAAAGCATGTCGGGAAAAGGAAGTGCTTCAGGTAATTGTGTTTTATTTGTCAATTTGAGCACTCTGAATTTCTACCTAAACAACTACCCTCTCTTTCACATTGTTTTCTTGTTATTCTTTTCAGTCCAGCTGTTCTGATTGAACAATAAATTGTAGAGAAAAAAATTGTAACTAAAGGAATAACATCTCTCAGATGAAGTTACTTCATTACATCGTTAAATTTTTATGAAACTAACCCTTTGGGAATGTCTTTTCTATAGCtaaaaaaagaaggaagaagaaatgAATATGAGATGCATAAGTTATTGGCACTCAACCAGCGGCAAAAactggtaatttttttttccagctTAGTCATAGTTCTTTAATATTGTGGAAATCTTGATCTTATGATTGTTTCATGTCAGGTCTTGCAACGAAAGACTGAAGAGGCTGCAATGGCTACAAAACGTCTTAAAGAGCTGCTAGATTCTAGGAAAGCTTCATCACGTGAAACATCTGGTTCGAATCTATTTGATAATATTCATTATCCATATTAGTATAAGATAGATTCtttaaatatttacaattttAGCTTTCACTTTGAAATTTATGCAGGTGCAGGAAGTAACAGAGGTCCTGGAATCCCGGTACGTGTCTAGGTGTCTCTACTAGAGGGGCTTGCAAGGCATTCCCCCTAATTTGTAAATTACCATATCTTCTTTCATTTTGAAGGCACTAGTGCAGACTATTGAACATGAACTTGAGGTAACAATAGGAGTGCATGAGGTGCGGTCAGAATATGAGCGGCAAATGAAGGAGTAAATGCAATCACTCTCATTAATTATGTCCATTTTACTTTTGCAGCTCTTATGTATCATAGCGCTTCGGTGTTTAATTTCTTTTCTTAGTAACTTCATTTATCTATGACTTGTAACCTGTGTTTCCTTTTATATCGTTTCCCAATCAATTTATTGCCCTTTTTGAAGCCTGTGCAAATATCAATCAACAACTAACTAGAATTAGCAATAATGTTAGATATTATAACTTGTGATGAAAGCAACAATGAAGGTTAGTTCTATACTTATAGCCCAAATTCTTATTGTGATTTCTATATACATATAGGAGGGCTAGAATGGCTGAAGAGCTAGCTAGGCTGAAGGAAGAAGCATTGATTGAGAAGCAGCAGAACTTCAGGTCTGAAGTTACTGAATAAGTTTTCAATTGTATTACACGTTTTTGGTTATTGACTATTTGTTCCCTTACAATACAATGGCTTCATTTACTAAATTAGTTTATTCCATTTATTGTAGTGAGTTCCCACAGGTAATGTCTCCTGGTGCTAGAAACTCCAGGATTTTTGCCCTTGAGAACATGCTTGCTACTTCGTCAAGCACCCTTGTTTCCATGGCATCTCAACTATCAGAAGCTGAGGAGCGTGAACGAGCATTTAGTGGCAGAGGAAGGTGGAACCAAGTTCGTTCTCTTGCTGAAGCAAAAAATGTTATGAACTTCCTTTTTAACTTGGCATCATCCTCTAGGTAAGTAATTTTCGTAAACTTCTTATGGTTTTTGAAGTTCATAATCATAGGCTGATGGCTTTCTTCTCACATATTTCACCACTGACAGATGCCAGCTAAGGGATAGAGAAGTTGACTGCAGAGAAAAGGACTCTGAAATTAGAGACCTGAAGGAAAAAGTAGTTAATTTGGTAAGACAACTAGAGCTAACAAAGACAGAATTCAGTCGTCGGGAAAATTTGATGGTGAGTGCACCATATTGTTTGTCACAACATATACTATTTTGTATGTGGTTAAGTGCAACTTTTTCATTATGGACCATTTTATATCTACAGCAATGTCTAATActtttaatttctaattttaGATTTGTTACTTTATAGTGAAATGTGACAGTGATGATCCTGATTGAAACTTGTTTGAGTGTGGTTTTTATGATTCATTTGGCAGATGTTGGCACTGGAGAGACAATCAAATGGAAAAATAGGTTCTGAGAATACGACGAGCAATAGTGACAAACATGTTTATGACTTGCGGCCTAaggtatatatatgtatatattgacACTATTTGTTTATTCTTCTACTTTTCAAGGAAAAAGAACTTATTATCAGTTGAACACCACTATAATACTATCATATAACAACAGAATCTCTTTTGCATGATTTATTTTCAACGACGTACTGATTGATGTTACATGCTTTAGGGATCTCGAAATTCTACTATTCTCAGTAGTGGAATATATGATCTGGAGCTTTTAGAAGATATGGATACATCAGATGATGAACAATCAAATCTTGAAAATGATGAGGATGGAGATTGGGGCAAGACAAGAGAACGGAAAAGACGCACTTCAAGAAAAAGGAATTCGAAAATGGAACATTTTGATCAATCCCTTTCTATGAGGTACACTGAGGGAGTGTGCTGCTCTTGCAGCAAATCGTCTTCCTGCAAGACCTCAAGATGTGAATGCCGAGCTGCAAGTGGCATTTGTAGTTCATCATGCAGCTGTGAGGCTACTAGATGCAGCAATAGGGAAGCATCTATGAAGAACATGTTGCAGCTTTCTGATAATATGTCGGTGTGTGATGAAGCAGAGACGAGTCATGATCTTGCTGCTCATGGTGCAATGCTGCTTGAAACTGCTCTTTCTGAAAAGCCTGCCAACCAAAACACTGATGGTGCTGCGAGGAAGCCATTATCTGACATTGGAAATAACATTGTAAGTGTAATTCACATGCTTTTTTAAATAGTGTATGAATTCAGATGATATCTTTGGTAACTGTATAATTTGGCGTCGAACTTTGTGATCTGAACTTGACTTTACAATTCTCTTTTCTTAATATTTCAGGGATTATCTAGTATACCAAAGCCAAATCTTAGGAAAAAGTGGCGCAAGTCAGCCATTCAGCTTGTGCCTGCTACTCCACCCATCGCTCAGCCTCAGAACAGTGAAGCTCCTGGACAGCCACCCATCGCTCAGCCTCAAAACAGCGAAGCTCCTGGACAGTCAAAAGCTAACAGAGAAAATGACATTCCATTAAAATTACCTAGAGCAATGCGCTCTACATTGACGAATAACAATCAGCTGAAACAGAGGAATACAGAGCAGCCGAGCGAGTTGGTTGATGGTGATATCTACACTTCATCTCTTGGAAGTCCTCGTCAACAAGCAAAAACAAGAAATGGGAAAGAAAACAAGGGATTGTAAGCTCT
It contains:
- the LOC130992540 gene encoding kinesin-like protein KIN-4C; amino-acid sequence: MENSESSSQSVRVAVNVRPLVTAELLASCTDCITVYPAQKQVQIGSHSFTFDYVYGSKGSPSSTIFDECVAPLVDALFHGYNGTVLAYGQTGSGKTYTMGTNYNGEEHGDAILPKVMDTIFSKVETLKESTEFLIRVSFIEVFKEDVFDLLDPKTTGPARVPIQIRERVSGGITLAGVTESEVRTKEEMASYLLQGSLTRATGSTKMNSQSSRSHAIFTISMEQRRRTNALAEDDVGDDVLIAKLHLVDLAGSERAKRTGADGSRLLEGIHINKGLLALGNVISALGDDKKRKEGGHVPYRDSKLTRILQDSLGGNCKTIMIACVSPADTNAEETLNTLKYANRARNIQNKAIINRDPVSDEMQRMRSQIEQLQSELLYFRGDSSAPTEELKILKHKVSLLEASKSELQEALQECRISYEHLKQRAIDAQVEKDRLVMLVESIRNGNPLDEINDKSDKDFDLVKSYITRIQELESELVRIRSSNHLRHGNSDGFLYSEDDGTHSRNLFMDADIRTEETDVVVEDVEKELEHSSIQEQLDRELQELDKRLEQKEAEMKRFASGDTSVLKQHYEKKVHELENEKWTLQKEIDELRHNLANISSNSDDSAQKLKEEYLQKLNVLEKQVAELKKKQDAQTQLLRQKQKSDEAAKRLHDEIQRIKTQKVQLQHKIKQESEQFRQWKACREKEVLQLKKEGRRNEYEMHKLLALNQRQKLVLQRKTEEAAMATKRLKELLDSRKASSRETSGAGSNRGPGIPALVQTIEHELEVTIGVHEVRSEYERQMKERARMAEELARLKEEALIEKQQNFSEFPQVMSPGARNSRIFALENMLATSSSTLVSMASQLSEAEERERAFSGRGRWNQVRSLAEAKNVMNFLFNLASSSRCQLRDREVDCREKDSEIRDLKEKVVNLVRQLELTKTEFSRRENLMMLALERQSNGKIGSENTTSNSDKHVYDLRPKGSRNSTILSSGIYDLELLEDMDTSDDEQSNLENDEDGDWGKTRERKRRTSRKRNSKMEHFDQSLSMRYTEGVCCSCSKSSSCKTSRCECRAASGICSSSCSCEATRCSNREASMKNMLQLSDNMSVCDEAETSHDLAAHGAMLLETALSEKPANQNTDGAARKPLSDIGNNIGLSSIPKPNLRKKWRKSAIQLVPATPPIAQPQNSEAPGQPPIAQPQNSEAPGQSKANRENDIPLKLPRAMRSTLTNNNQLKQRNTEQPSELVDGDIYTSSLGSPRQQAKTRNGKENKGL